CTTCCACCCCGGACGAAGCCCCACCGTCCGGCCGCGGCGCTTCACCTTGCCGGCGACGTTCATCGTCCGCACATCGTCGACCTTCACCTTGAACATCTTCTCCACGGCCTCGCGGACTTCCTTCTTGTTGGCGCGTTTGTCGACGGCGAACAGGACCGCGTTGGACATCGCCTTCAGCGAGGTCGCCTTCTCGGTG
The nucleotide sequence above comes from Deltaproteobacteria bacterium. Encoded proteins:
- the rplW gene encoding 50S ribosomal protein L23 — its product is MNLSDVIKRPLITEKATSLKAMSNAVLFAVDKRANKKEVREAVEKMFKVKVDDVRTMNVAGKVKRRGRTVGLRPGWKKAVVVLKAGDKIEFFEGV